From one Ignavibacteria bacterium genomic stretch:
- a CDS encoding cation transporter — protein MLKHAMNISLAVGVVMLVAKWIAWMLTGSSVIFSDAAESVVHIVAVWFAWYALRMTLRPPDSDHHYGHQKMGLISAAVEGGLICIAGIVIIFTSVQRMFTGIQLEKLDVGIAITAGAGMVNALLGFFLVHTGKKNHSLVVEANGKHVLTDAWTSAGAVLGLFLASVTGWYILDPLLAIVFGGNIMREGIKLVSMSVTGLMDSADPVIEQQARQALSEFVRQHNITFHEFRLRSFGNQASADFHLLFPDTTPIWQAHKLATEAEHIVRKAIGLEQVDVISHLEPQSHPADHP, from the coding sequence ATGCTGAAACATGCAATGAACATATCACTTGCCGTTGGCGTTGTCATGTTGGTGGCAAAGTGGATAGCATGGATGCTTACCGGATCAAGTGTAATCTTCTCCGATGCTGCCGAGAGCGTGGTTCACATTGTTGCCGTCTGGTTTGCGTGGTATGCGCTTAGGATGACGCTGCGTCCGCCGGATTCTGACCACCACTACGGTCATCAGAAAATGGGTCTGATCAGTGCAGCGGTTGAGGGTGGCCTAATTTGCATTGCCGGCATCGTCATTATTTTTACTTCTGTGCAGCGTATGTTTACCGGCATTCAGCTTGAGAAGCTCGACGTCGGGATTGCGATAACAGCAGGGGCAGGCATGGTGAACGCACTTTTAGGCTTTTTTCTTGTGCATACCGGCAAGAAAAACCATTCACTTGTTGTTGAAGCAAATGGTAAGCACGTGTTAACTGATGCCTGGACGAGTGCCGGTGCGGTCTTGGGGCTGTTTCTGGCATCCGTAACTGGATGGTACATTCTTGACCCCCTGCTGGCAATCGTCTTTGGCGGGAACATCATGCGCGAAGGCATAAAGCTTGTCAGCATGTCGGTTACCGGGTTAATGGACAGTGCCGATCCCGTCATTGAGCAGCAGGCACGGCAGGCACTTTCGGAATTCGTCCGGCAACACAACATTACCTTTCACGAGTTCCGATTGCGCAGTTTTGGCAATCAGGCAAGCGCAGACTTTCATCTTCTGTTTCCGGATACCACACCAATATGGCAGGCACATAAGCTGGCAACAGAGGCTGAGCACATTGTACGAAAAGCAATTGGTTTAGAACAGGTGGACGTTATTTCGCACCTGGAACCGCAATCGCATCCGGCGGACCATCCATGA